A region of Ochrobactrum quorumnocens DNA encodes the following proteins:
- a CDS encoding L,D-transpeptidase family protein has protein sequence MKIRTALLGTLLASALLAGCQGSSVSDLSLRAEKPLSEKIVAKMKTKGMTRTSPVMVRIFKEEGVLEVWKQKNNGKYDQIASYEICKWSGKLGPKFVEGDRQAPEGFYNVRPAQMNPNSQYHLAFNMGFPNAYDRAHNRTGQNLMVHGACSSSGCYSMTDDSVSEIYAFGRDAFKGGQRDFQIQAFPFRMTAANMARYKSDPNYGFWKMLKQGYDAFETTKVPPKVDVCEKRYVFNVPTPDGQPLSATDACPPSAGSESMAYTSSYEKTFQSAFSAAQKKPAPSIQGITEAKLVSAWSAARARGEKVTREPPSLSPASAETPNAPDIQPAATPISVQPATAIAATPAVAAPAAPAATAQAAAVPVPQENPAAVSPMTTASTVADTVVDNVAAPAPEKKKAWWKLGGN, from the coding sequence ATGAAGATCAGAACCGCACTTCTTGGAACACTCTTGGCATCCGCTCTGCTTGCGGGCTGTCAAGGCTCGTCCGTTTCCGATCTCAGCTTACGCGCTGAAAAACCTCTTTCCGAAAAAATCGTCGCCAAGATGAAAACGAAGGGCATGACGCGCACTTCGCCGGTGATGGTTCGTATTTTCAAGGAAGAAGGCGTCCTCGAAGTCTGGAAGCAGAAGAACAACGGCAAATACGACCAGATTGCTTCTTATGAAATCTGCAAATGGTCTGGCAAGCTTGGGCCGAAATTCGTAGAGGGTGATCGTCAGGCACCAGAGGGCTTCTATAATGTTCGTCCCGCCCAGATGAACCCGAATTCGCAATATCATCTTGCTTTCAACATGGGCTTCCCGAATGCCTATGACCGTGCCCATAACCGCACCGGCCAGAATTTGATGGTGCATGGCGCCTGCTCGTCATCGGGTTGTTATTCGATGACTGATGACAGCGTCAGCGAGATTTATGCGTTTGGTCGCGATGCCTTCAAGGGCGGTCAGCGTGATTTCCAGATTCAGGCCTTTCCGTTCCGTATGACCGCAGCCAACATGGCGCGTTACAAGAGCGATCCGAATTACGGCTTCTGGAAGATGCTCAAGCAGGGCTACGACGCCTTTGAAACCACCAAGGTGCCGCCGAAGGTGGACGTCTGCGAGAAGCGTTACGTCTTCAACGTGCCTACACCTGACGGTCAGCCGCTATCGGCAACAGATGCCTGCCCGCCTTCGGCCGGCTCGGAATCCATGGCCTACACGTCGTCTTATGAAAAGACATTCCAGTCCGCTTTCAGTGCGGCACAGAAGAAGCCAGCACCCTCCATTCAGGGCATTACTGAAGCAAAGCTCGTTTCCGCCTGGAGTGCGGCGCGTGCACGCGGTGAAAAGGTAACACGCGAACCGCCATCGCTTTCGCCAGCATCCGCTGAAACGCCAAATGCACCGGATATCCAGCCTGCGGCAACGCCTATCTCGGTACAGCCAGCGACTGCTATTGCGGCAACGCCAGCAGTCGCTGCTCCAGCAGCACCCGCTGCCACTGCTCAGGCCGCAGCCGTTCCTGTTCCGCAGGAAAACCCTGCAGCTGTTTCGCCGATGACCACTGCAAGCACAGTGGCAGATACTGTTGTGGATAATGTCGCGGCACCTGCGCCTGAAAAGAAAAAGGCGTGGTGGAAACTGGGCGGTAATTAA
- a CDS encoding sulfurtransferase TusA family protein, with protein MVKDVPVYDLRGLKCPLPVLKTRNRLQDMPSGALLWVEATDPLSGIDLPHFCAQEGHALLSQERDEKLHRFLIQKR; from the coding sequence ATGGTTAAAGACGTTCCCGTCTATGATCTGAGAGGGCTTAAGTGCCCTCTTCCTGTTTTAAAGACGCGCAATCGCCTTCAAGATATGCCGAGCGGCGCGCTTCTCTGGGTGGAAGCGACTGATCCGCTGTCTGGTATTGATCTTCCACATTTCTGCGCACAGGAAGGTCACGCCCTGCTTTCGCAAGAGCGTGACGAAAAACTGCATCGCTTTCTTATTCAGAAGAGATAA
- a CDS encoding CobW family GTP-binding protein, translated as MPHPIPVSVLTGFLGSGKTTLLNRLLKDPALTDTAVIINEFGEVSIDHLLVEEASEGVIELADGCLCCTVRGELVDTLADLIDRMQTGKIKALKRIIIETTGLADPAPVLHSIMGHPVLMQALRLDGVLATVDAVNGMATLDNHEEAVKQAAMADRIIITKADMPEAKQGLNALKARLKLLNPAADILEASDTRTGYAALFECGLYNPETKTADVQRWLKAEAYEDDHDHHHHHHHAHAHAHDHDHHHGHHHHHDDAIRSFSLRHKEPIPFSTFEMFLDLLRSTHGEKLLRVKGIVQIAEDPDRPLVIHGVQKIFHPPARLPKWPKDEHETLLVLIVKDLPETYVRELFDAFLGKAGIDRPDRAAMMDNPLAIPGYFTR; from the coding sequence ATGCCGCATCCAATTCCTGTTTCTGTGCTGACCGGCTTTCTTGGCTCGGGTAAGACAACGCTGCTTAATCGTCTGCTGAAAGATCCGGCACTCACCGATACCGCAGTCATTATCAATGAATTTGGTGAGGTGAGCATCGACCACCTGCTGGTTGAAGAAGCCAGTGAAGGGGTTATCGAGCTTGCAGACGGCTGTCTGTGCTGCACGGTACGTGGCGAACTGGTGGACACACTGGCCGATCTGATCGACCGTATGCAGACGGGAAAGATCAAGGCGTTGAAGCGGATTATCATTGAGACGACCGGCCTTGCCGATCCGGCTCCGGTGCTGCATTCGATCATGGGCCATCCGGTTCTGATGCAGGCTTTGCGCCTTGATGGTGTGCTTGCGACTGTTGATGCGGTCAATGGCATGGCAACGCTCGACAATCACGAGGAAGCGGTCAAACAGGCGGCAATGGCTGACCGCATCATCATTACAAAAGCGGATATGCCGGAAGCGAAGCAGGGCTTAAACGCTCTGAAAGCAAGGCTGAAGCTGCTTAATCCGGCTGCGGATATACTGGAAGCTTCTGACACGCGCACGGGTTATGCAGCGTTGTTTGAATGTGGCCTGTATAATCCCGAAACCAAGACAGCTGACGTGCAACGCTGGCTGAAGGCAGAAGCCTACGAGGATGATCACGATCATCATCATCATCATCATCATGCTCATGCTCATGCTCATGACCATGACCACCATCATGGGCACCACCACCATCATGATGACGCAATCCGCTCCTTCTCGCTGCGGCACAAGGAGCCAATCCCGTTTTCGACATTCGAGATGTTTCTCGATCTGTTGCGGTCGACCCATGGCGAGAAGCTATTGCGTGTGAAGGGGATTGTGCAGATTGCCGAAGACCCTGATCGTCCACTGGTCATCCATGGAGTGCAGAAAATCTTTCATCCGCCAGCACGTTTGCCGAAATGGCCCAAGGATGAGCATGAAACGCTTCTCGTGCTGATCGTGAAGGATTTGCCGGAAACCTACGTGCGCGAGCTTTTCGATGCGTTTCTGGGCAAGGCGGGGATTGATCGTCCCGACCGCGCAGCGATGATGGACAATCCGCTGGCTATTCCGGGCTATTTCACGCGTTAA
- a CDS encoding D-alanyl-D-alanine carboxypeptidase family protein produces MISKSLKIWFATAAISSLALAGALSPALANPSIAVDVASGKVYSAQDPFQRWYPASLTKMMTAYVTFRAIEAGQLTLESPVRMTVNASKEPPSKMGYRPGSVMTLDTALKIMLVKSANDVAVAVAEAVGGTESAFVQRMNAEAQRIGMSGSHFANPNGLHDPNNYSTAHDLAVLGVQLRREFPQYAHYFGTEAIDTGDGKKPQANYNILLGRFDGADGMKTGFVCASGFNLASSATRQGRTILAVVLGADRQEVRAIQAAQLMTDAFRSNGAGVPTLGSMVPPASSAAYQAVDMRKTICSQQAMADRWDGRDVEGRLQINSPYIHALTREPVPVQVGLVSAPPAKVTKVGQLDISQIPVPMPRPQRAAAGANTATIN; encoded by the coding sequence ATGATTTCGAAGTCGTTGAAAATCTGGTTTGCAACTGCGGCGATTTCTAGCCTGGCCTTAGCTGGTGCTTTATCTCCTGCTTTGGCAAATCCATCGATTGCGGTGGATGTTGCAAGTGGCAAGGTCTACTCCGCGCAGGATCCTTTCCAGCGCTGGTATCCGGCTTCGCTGACCAAGATGATGACGGCTTATGTCACCTTCCGCGCGATTGAAGCAGGGCAGCTGACGCTGGAATCTCCTGTGCGCATGACGGTCAACGCCTCGAAAGAGCCACCGAGCAAGATGGGTTATCGTCCCGGCTCGGTGATGACGCTCGATACTGCGCTCAAGATCATGCTGGTGAAATCTGCCAATGACGTGGCCGTTGCGGTCGCGGAAGCTGTTGGCGGTACGGAATCTGCTTTTGTGCAGCGCATGAATGCGGAAGCACAGCGCATCGGCATGAGTGGTTCGCATTTTGCCAATCCAAACGGTCTGCATGATCCGAACAATTATTCGACAGCGCACGACCTTGCCGTGCTTGGCGTGCAGTTGCGCCGCGAATTCCCGCAATATGCGCATTATTTCGGAACTGAGGCCATTGATACGGGCGACGGCAAGAAGCCACAGGCCAATTACAACATTCTGCTCGGTCGCTTTGATGGTGCCGATGGCATGAAGACCGGCTTTGTCTGTGCTTCTGGCTTCAATCTGGCCAGCTCCGCAACCCGCCAGGGACGCACCATTCTGGCTGTTGTGCTGGGCGCGGACCGTCAGGAAGTGCGCGCGATACAGGCGGCGCAATTGATGACCGATGCTTTCAGGAGCAACGGCGCCGGAGTGCCAACGCTTGGGAGCATGGTGCCGCCAGCAAGCAGCGCCGCCTATCAGGCTGTTGATATGCGTAAGACAATCTGCAGCCAGCAAGCCATGGCTGATCGCTGGGATGGCCGTGATGTCGAAGGACGTCTCCAGATCAATTCGCCTTATATCCATGCACTGACCCGTGAGCCGGTGCCGGTTCAGGTTGGACTTGTTTCCGCGCCGCCTGCAAAGGTCACCAAAGTCGGACAGCTCGATATTTCGCAGATCCCTGTGCCGATGCCACGCCCTCAGCGTGCTGCGGCAGGTGCCAATACAGCCACGATTAACTAA
- a CDS encoding M20 aminoacylase family protein: MPVLNRAVETQAEIATWRRHLHQNPELLYDVHETARFVEEKLKSFGCDLVETGVGRSGVVAVIKGRHGDGPAIGLRADMDALPITETSGVEWASKNPGKAHSCGHDGHTSMLLGAAQYLAETRNFRGSAVLLFQPAEEGGAGALAMVQDGVMDRFGIAEVYGVHNLPSLAVGQFAMCKGPIMAATDEFDLLIKGRGGHAAQPHRTIDPILAGSQLHVAIQGIVARNIDPLDSLVISITKFHAGEAYNVIPETAKLSGTVRTLSKETRAYAERRIREAAAGIATVSGAEITVRYKNNYPVTYNHDDQTDFAARVAKNVAGEGKVKTDVAPMMAAEDFSYMLEARPGAYIFLGNGDTPGLHHPAYDFNDEAIPYGVSYFVSVVETALAA; this comes from the coding sequence ATGCCAGTGCTCAATCGTGCCGTCGAAACTCAAGCGGAGATCGCCACATGGCGTCGTCATCTGCATCAGAATCCCGAACTTCTTTATGATGTTCATGAAACGGCACGCTTTGTCGAAGAAAAGTTGAAATCATTCGGTTGCGATCTTGTTGAAACCGGGGTTGGGCGCTCAGGCGTCGTTGCGGTCATCAAGGGACGCCATGGCGATGGTCCGGCCATCGGCCTACGCGCCGATATGGATGCCCTGCCGATCACCGAGACCAGCGGTGTCGAATGGGCCTCCAAGAATCCTGGCAAAGCGCACTCCTGCGGTCATGATGGCCACACATCCATGCTGCTTGGTGCTGCACAATACTTAGCTGAAACCCGTAATTTTCGCGGTTCAGCCGTGTTGCTTTTCCAACCAGCGGAAGAAGGCGGCGCAGGCGCTCTCGCCATGGTTCAGGATGGCGTGATGGACCGCTTTGGCATTGCGGAAGTCTATGGCGTTCACAATTTGCCGAGCCTTGCGGTCGGCCAGTTCGCCATGTGCAAGGGCCCGATCATGGCCGCAACCGACGAGTTCGACCTGCTTATCAAGGGACGCGGCGGTCATGCCGCACAGCCTCACCGCACGATTGATCCAATCCTAGCCGGTTCGCAGCTGCATGTTGCCATTCAGGGCATTGTCGCACGCAATATCGATCCACTGGATTCACTCGTCATTTCCATCACCAAGTTTCATGCGGGCGAAGCCTATAACGTCATCCCGGAAACGGCGAAACTCTCAGGCACCGTGCGTACACTGAGCAAGGAAACGCGCGCCTATGCCGAACGTCGCATCCGCGAGGCGGCGGCGGGCATCGCAACCGTTAGCGGCGCGGAAATCACCGTGCGCTACAAGAACAACTATCCAGTCACGTATAATCATGACGACCAGACCGACTTTGCTGCCCGCGTTGCAAAGAATGTGGCAGGCGAAGGCAAGGTGAAAACTGATGTGGCTCCAATGATGGCTGCGGAAGACTTCTCCTACATGCTGGAAGCGCGTCCCGGCGCATATATCTTCCTTGGCAATGGCGACACACCGGGCCTGCATCACCCTGCCTATGATTTCAACGACGAAGCCATTCCATATGGCGTTAGCTATTTCGTGTCAGTGGTTGAAACCGCTCTCGCTGCCTGA
- a CDS encoding DHA2 family efflux MFS transporter permease subunit, translating to MTIIQETETSTSEQNASLEAKSNFRIIALIVASAMLMEQLDATILATALPTMAKDFDVAAPSMSVALTSYLLSLAIFIPASGKIADRFGTRTVFRFAISIFIAGSILCAQAPNLPFLVFARLLQGGGGAMMLPVGRLVLIRSVERKDLISAMSWMLVPALMGPILGPPIGGLFVTWLDWRWIFYINVPIGILGMIFVSFYIGEYKSDTKEPFDFIGLILSGIALGALLFGLESASTTSALAAKFFVVGIVFAIATVIHSRRHPAPLLDFSLMRIESFGTSMVAGSITRITQGAHPFLLPLMLQVAFGISAVSAGNMVLATALGSMAMKAFAPKIIRRFGFRSSLVVNGIFSSCSYAICGLFSPEWPHWLIFAVLFMSGFSMSFQFTAYNTVAYDKVDEKQMSSANSFYSTFQQLMLSFGVCIGALALHTSMAWHERDVPLTSDFSMAFFIVTGISLTATFWNLRFSKDAGAQMRGR from the coding sequence ATGACTATCATCCAGGAAACTGAAACGTCGACCAGTGAACAAAACGCGTCACTGGAAGCGAAAAGCAATTTCCGGATCATCGCCCTCATCGTCGCGAGTGCTATGCTGATGGAACAGCTCGATGCTACGATCCTGGCAACTGCTTTGCCGACCATGGCCAAAGATTTCGATGTCGCCGCACCCTCGATGAGTGTCGCGCTCACATCATATCTTCTGAGCCTCGCCATTTTCATTCCGGCAAGCGGAAAGATCGCTGATCGCTTCGGAACCCGAACCGTGTTCCGCTTCGCGATAAGTATTTTCATCGCTGGCTCTATCCTCTGCGCACAGGCGCCGAACCTTCCCTTTCTGGTCTTTGCCCGCCTGTTGCAAGGCGGTGGCGGCGCCATGATGCTGCCAGTCGGACGTTTGGTGCTAATCCGTTCTGTCGAGCGCAAGGACCTCATCTCAGCAATGTCGTGGATGCTGGTGCCTGCGCTTATGGGCCCAATCCTCGGACCGCCCATTGGGGGCCTGTTCGTGACCTGGCTCGACTGGCGCTGGATCTTCTACATCAATGTGCCGATTGGCATTCTGGGCATGATCTTTGTGTCATTCTATATCGGAGAATATAAAAGCGACACCAAAGAACCTTTTGACTTTATCGGTTTGATCCTGTCGGGCATAGCGCTTGGTGCGCTGCTTTTCGGACTTGAAAGTGCCAGTACCACCAGCGCTTTGGCGGCCAAGTTCTTTGTGGTTGGCATTGTGTTTGCGATTGCGACCGTCATTCACTCGCGCCGCCACCCGGCTCCGCTACTCGATTTTTCACTGATGCGGATTGAAAGCTTCGGCACCTCGATGGTCGCTGGTTCTATCACCCGCATCACACAAGGCGCGCACCCATTCCTGTTGCCTTTGATGCTGCAGGTAGCCTTCGGCATTTCGGCTGTATCCGCAGGCAATATGGTTTTGGCGACCGCACTTGGTTCCATGGCCATGAAAGCCTTTGCGCCTAAAATCATTCGCCGGTTCGGCTTCCGCTCGTCACTGGTTGTAAACGGCATATTCTCGTCATGCAGTTACGCAATCTGCGGTTTGTTCAGCCCTGAATGGCCGCATTGGCTGATCTTTGCCGTGCTGTTCATGTCCGGCTTTTCGATGTCGTTTCAGTTCACAGCCTATAATACGGTTGCCTATGACAAGGTTGATGAAAAGCAGATGAGCTCGGCCAACAGCTTCTATTCAACCTTCCAGCAACTCATGCTTTCTTTCGGCGTTTGTATCGGCGCCCTCGCGCTTCACACGTCCATGGCCTGGCATGAGCGCGACGTACCGCTGACATCGGATTTCTCTATGGCTTTCTTTATTGTGACCGGCATATCGCTGACGGCCACCTTCTGGAACCTTCGCTTCTCGAAAGACGCGGGCGCACAAATGCGCGGACGATAA